A single window of Plasmodium reichenowi strain SY57 chromosome 14, whole genome shotgun sequence DNA harbors:
- a CDS encoding co-chaperone p23 encodes MPLYPIVLWAQKKECLYLTIELQDIENVKIDLKEDKLYFYGTKDKNEYEFTLNFLKPINVEESKYSTQRNIKFKIIKKEQERWKTLNNDGKKHWVKCDWNSWVDTDEEDKANDYDDMGMNSFGGMGGMPDMSQFGNMGGLGNMGGLGNMGGLGNMGGLGNMGGLGNMGGMGDLDFSKLGNMGGDMPNFAGLGGMDQFKNMPNMNNMNDDDSSSYGDDTSDEEDDDEEDEDVEVDNKTLDSDKLKDEENKIPDAAVEVQEPVA; translated from the exons ATGCC ACTCTATCCTATAGTTTTGTGGGCACAAAAAAAGGAGTGCCTTTATCTTACCATTGAATTACAAGATATAGAAAATGTGAAGATTGACTTAAAAGAAGATAAGTTGTATTTTTATGGTACAAAAGATAAGAATGAATATGAATTTacattaaattttttaaagcCAATAAATGTTGAGGAATCAAAGTATAGTACTcaaagaaatataaaatttaaaataataaaaaaagaacaagaAAGATGGAAAACTTTAAATAACGATGGAAAGAAACACTGGGTTAAATGTGACTGGAACTCCTGGGTTGATACCGATGAAGAAGATAAAGCAAATGATTATGATGATATGGGTATGAACAGTTTTGGTGGTATGGGAGGTATGCCAGATATGAGTCAATTTGGAAATATGGGTGGATTAGGAAATATGGGAGGTTTAGGAAATATGGGAGGTTTAGGTAATATGGGAGGTTTAGGTAATATGGGTGGTTTAGGTAATATGGGAGGTATGGGTGACTTAGATTTTAGCAAATTAGGAAATATGGGTGGTGATATGCCTAATTTTGCTGGATTAGGTGGTATGGAtcaatttaaaaatatgcctaatatgaataatatgaatgacGATGATTCTAGTTCATATGGCGACGATACAAGTGATGAAGAAGATGATGATGAGGAAGATGAAGATGTAGAAGTTGATAACAAGACATTAGATTCagataaattaaaagatgaagaaaataaaattccTGATGCAGCAGTAGAAGTACAAGAACCAGTAGCCTaa